One Tumebacillus sp. BK434 genomic window carries:
- the miaA gene encoding tRNA (adenosine(37)-N6)-dimethylallyltransferase MiaA yields the protein MGAKPKILIIVGPTAVGKTALSIACAKEFDGEILSADSMQIYRGMDIGTAKITPEEMAGIPHYGLDLVAPDQPFTVVEFKAYADRVIRDIEARGKLPIIVGGTMLYVKALIDPMDFTEAKEDPEFRQQLWQQAEEHGGEPLHKQLQEIDPVTAERLHPNDVKRVIRALEVHHVTGVPLSASFANQASEGPYDPVLVGLNLEDRQELYDRINRRVDIMVGQGLLAEVKTLLAAGYHRELQSMQAIGYKEIVDHLEGRLTLQEAVEAVKQGSRRYAKRQLSWWRREERIHWFDVQSTNEPERLRKIRNLLEGIS from the coding sequence ATGGGGGCAAAACCAAAGATTCTGATCATCGTCGGCCCGACCGCCGTCGGCAAAACGGCGCTGAGCATCGCCTGCGCCAAGGAATTTGACGGCGAGATCCTCTCGGCCGACTCGATGCAGATCTACCGGGGCATGGACATCGGCACAGCGAAGATCACACCGGAGGAGATGGCAGGCATTCCCCATTACGGCCTCGATCTTGTAGCGCCCGACCAGCCGTTCACGGTCGTCGAGTTCAAAGCGTACGCCGACCGCGTCATCCGTGACATCGAAGCCCGTGGCAAACTGCCGATCATCGTCGGCGGGACGATGCTGTACGTGAAAGCGCTGATCGACCCGATGGATTTTACGGAAGCAAAAGAAGACCCCGAGTTTCGCCAACAGCTCTGGCAGCAAGCGGAAGAGCACGGCGGCGAACCCTTACATAAGCAGTTGCAGGAGATCGACCCGGTCACGGCGGAGCGCCTGCATCCAAACGATGTCAAACGCGTCATCCGCGCGCTGGAAGTGCATCATGTCACCGGCGTGCCCTTGTCTGCGTCTTTTGCCAATCAGGCGTCCGAAGGGCCGTATGACCCGGTGCTGGTCGGTTTGAATCTGGAGGACCGCCAGGAGTTGTACGACCGGATCAACCGGCGCGTGGACATCATGGTCGGGCAAGGGCTGCTCGCAGAAGTGAAAACCCTGTTAGCGGCAGGCTACCACCGCGAACTGCAAAGCATGCAGGCGATCGGCTACAAGGAGATCGTCGATCACCTCGAAGGGCGGCTGACGCTGCAAGAGGCGGTGGAAGCGGTGAAACAGGGTTCGCGGCGGTATGCCAAGCGCCAACTGTCCTGGTGGCGGCGGGAAGAGCGGATTCATTGGTTCGATGTCCAATCTACGAACGAACCAGAACGTTTACGAAAAATCCGCAACTTGCTAGAAGGAATTTCATAG
- the hfq gene encoding RNA chaperone Hfq has protein sequence MNKQQINIQDHFLNQIRKDNIPVIIYLVNGFQIRGVVKAFDNFTIIVESEGKQQMVYKHAISTFTPMKNVSFHAAE, from the coding sequence TTGAACAAACAACAGATCAATATCCAAGATCACTTTCTGAATCAAATCCGCAAGGATAACATTCCGGTGATCATTTACCTCGTGAACGGATTCCAAATTCGCGGCGTTGTCAAAGCGTTTGACAATTTCACGATCATCGTCGAATCGGAAGGCAAGCAGCAAATGGTATACAAACACGCAATTTCTACGTTTACCCCGATGAAGAATGTAAGTTTCCACGCTGCTGAATAA
- a CDS encoding Hsp20/alpha crystallin family protein — protein sequence MVNNDNGNSFDQMRGLGNMNEGLRRMFGPQFLQNVMKQLPMTELNKLQAMPDWQGMFGGQGLHGTDVTSGGLFPRIDIYQTRQEVVAVIEVPGLESSGDVHVDVQPEQLSVSGSLVGRFSNFSKDRFHLDERFRGDFDRSVILPARVRPQQARAQYRNGLLEVRMIKDNRKGQKNKGHSVPINF from the coding sequence ATGGTGAACAATGACAACGGGAACTCCTTTGATCAAATGCGCGGCCTCGGCAATATGAACGAAGGATTGCGCCGCATGTTTGGTCCGCAGTTTTTGCAAAACGTGATGAAGCAGTTGCCGATGACGGAGCTGAACAAGCTGCAGGCGATGCCCGACTGGCAGGGGATGTTCGGCGGTCAGGGGCTGCACGGCACCGATGTGACAAGCGGCGGCCTCTTCCCCCGCATCGACATCTACCAGACCCGCCAGGAAGTCGTCGCCGTGATCGAAGTGCCAGGGCTGGAATCCTCCGGCGACGTCCATGTCGATGTGCAGCCCGAGCAACTCAGCGTCTCCGGGTCGCTCGTCGGCCGCTTCAGCAATTTTTCCAAAGACCGCTTTCACCTCGACGAGCGGTTCCGCGGCGACTTCGACCGCAGTGTCATCCTCCCCGCCCGCGTCCGCCCGCAGCAAGCCCGCGCTCAATACCGCAACGGGCTGCTCGAAGTCCGAATGATCAAAGACAACCGCAAAGGCCAGAAGAACAAAGGCCACAGCGTACCGATCAATTTCTGA
- the sspK gene encoding small acid-soluble spore protein K has product MRNKDNHPGNFGGPKPFANPKAKPEYAPLRPDGSIAPRPQERMKEGAQQHDHPNSND; this is encoded by the coding sequence ATGCGCAACAAAGACAACCACCCTGGCAATTTTGGCGGTCCGAAGCCGTTTGCGAACCCTAAGGCCAAGCCGGAATATGCTCCGCTGCGCCCGGACGGCTCGATCGCGCCGCGCCCGCAGGAACGGATGAAAGAAGGCGCGCAGCAACACGACCACCCCAACTCAAACGACTGA
- a CDS encoding MMPL family transporter, translated as MIETWIRGLAKARWFVLILWVALVAGSVFALPDLGKIVAETETKFVPSDAESEQAKQLLEQITTEDQAGSTAIVVMHRDGGLSAGDRDWLKAKWEELNRDKTELGIMNTQTAFEEPSLAEKFESKDKTTQMLLVGFPREDAAEVTQASVDKLRERLTEAPDGAEAYVTGGAAIMKDYMATSQEGLKKTEFLTIGLVLVILLLVFRSPIAPFVPLLTIGLSFVLSRGLVALATTFGLPVSSFTETFLVAVLFGAGTDYCILLIHRFREELSNGLERVDALVKTMQTVGKTVVFSASTVLIGFFMIGFAKFGLYQSAVGVAIGMAATLIAGLTLTPALMIILGPKMYWPFKIKPGKDHGESKMWGGMAGLVSRKPLLVLLITVIVLSPLTLLFQNERSFDEIAEINPEIGSVKGFRTVENAFSSGEMFPVTVAITTDQSMRNAESLAALEKISENASHVPGVKEVRSAARPLGEQLEELVLSNQLGHVNDALGDMSSGVTELKDGLTEAANGLTSGNGDITKLEDGLGEISTNQAKLAQGTGQVAQGLQQGAEQIQSGLPKLQELSYGLGELKSNTFKIQSGLETISGGLGSVQAGLTGTAAGVENLQQTSASMAADLQQLAQTYPELANDPSFLALQGKQQGVTQGLTGVAQGLGQINQNLPALVGGTAEAAKGLGTIADVQGQMQAGAAQLPGQMDQLAQGLHQSVSALNQITSGQTQLADGAKQAGSGVGELKAGLNDLNKGLGDGTDALGQIADGLHQVQDAQSGMIKNGSKQIEGWYLPPEMVDENEDLEKAFDAYLSADGKVAKVEVVLDINPYSHEAMNRLDDIRAAIEQGAYGTVLKNPELKFTGNTASYRELEGISKADFFRTGGLILIGIFIVLALMLRSVLAPVYLLVSLGFSYLVTMGIVEWVFVDLLGQPGLSWTVSFFAFMLLVALGVDYSIFLMARFREEYKETQDVVTSMKRAMTTTGGVIISAAVIMGGTFGAMIFSGVSSMVQIGASVLIGLTIYTTIVMGLIVPALAILFGEANWWPLKRSKKSSVTKEEAVQY; from the coding sequence TTGATCGAAACATGGATTCGCGGCTTGGCGAAGGCCCGCTGGTTTGTGCTGATATTGTGGGTGGCGCTGGTCGCAGGCTCTGTCTTCGCATTGCCCGATCTCGGGAAGATCGTCGCGGAAACAGAGACGAAGTTCGTTCCGTCTGACGCCGAATCGGAGCAGGCGAAACAGCTTCTGGAGCAGATCACCACCGAAGATCAGGCGGGATCTACAGCGATCGTCGTCATGCACCGCGACGGCGGGCTGTCCGCCGGCGACCGGGATTGGCTGAAGGCGAAATGGGAAGAACTGAACCGGGACAAAACAGAACTCGGCATCATGAACACCCAGACCGCGTTCGAAGAACCGTCGCTGGCCGAAAAGTTTGAAAGCAAAGACAAAACCACCCAGATGCTCCTCGTCGGCTTCCCGCGTGAAGACGCAGCGGAAGTGACGCAAGCGAGCGTCGACAAGCTTCGTGAACGGCTCACCGAAGCGCCGGACGGTGCAGAAGCATACGTCACGGGCGGCGCAGCGATCATGAAGGACTACATGGCCACGTCGCAAGAAGGGTTGAAGAAGACGGAGTTCCTGACCATCGGGCTTGTGCTCGTGATCTTGCTGCTCGTCTTCCGCTCTCCGATTGCGCCGTTTGTGCCCTTGTTGACCATCGGACTGTCATTTGTCCTGTCCCGCGGTCTGGTCGCCTTGGCGACTACATTCGGGTTGCCGGTATCTTCGTTCACCGAGACGTTTCTCGTCGCCGTCTTGTTCGGCGCCGGGACCGACTACTGCATCCTGCTGATCCACCGCTTCCGGGAAGAGCTGTCCAATGGCTTGGAGCGAGTCGATGCGCTGGTGAAAACGATGCAAACGGTTGGCAAAACGGTCGTCTTCTCCGCTTCCACCGTCCTGATCGGCTTTTTCATGATCGGATTCGCGAAATTCGGTCTGTATCAGTCGGCAGTCGGGGTGGCGATCGGGATGGCGGCAACGCTGATCGCAGGGCTGACGCTAACGCCGGCCTTGATGATCATCCTCGGCCCCAAGATGTACTGGCCGTTCAAGATCAAGCCGGGCAAAGATCACGGCGAATCGAAAATGTGGGGCGGCATGGCGGGCCTCGTGTCCCGCAAACCGCTGCTGGTGCTGTTGATCACCGTCATCGTGCTGTCCCCGCTGACGCTCTTGTTCCAAAACGAGCGCTCGTTTGACGAGATTGCCGAGATCAATCCGGAGATCGGATCGGTCAAAGGATTCCGCACCGTCGAAAACGCCTTCTCGTCCGGGGAGATGTTCCCGGTGACGGTGGCGATCACCACCGACCAGTCGATGCGCAACGCCGAGAGCTTGGCGGCGCTGGAGAAGATTTCGGAGAACGCCAGCCATGTGCCGGGCGTCAAAGAAGTCCGCAGTGCAGCGCGCCCGCTCGGCGAGCAACTCGAAGAACTGGTGCTCAGCAACCAACTGGGTCATGTCAACGACGCGCTCGGCGATATGTCGTCGGGCGTCACCGAACTGAAAGACGGTCTGACCGAAGCAGCAAACGGTCTGACCAGCGGCAACGGCGACATTACCAAGCTGGAAGACGGCTTGGGCGAGATCTCGACCAACCAAGCCAAACTCGCGCAAGGCACCGGCCAAGTCGCACAAGGCTTGCAGCAAGGCGCTGAGCAGATTCAATCAGGTCTGCCGAAGCTGCAGGAGCTCAGCTACGGGCTTGGCGAGCTGAAGTCCAACACCTTCAAGATCCAATCGGGTCTGGAGACGATCAGCGGCGGCTTGGGCAGCGTGCAGGCAGGGCTGACCGGCACGGCAGCAGGCGTTGAGAACCTGCAGCAGACCTCCGCGTCGATGGCAGCCGACCTGCAGCAGCTCGCACAGACCTACCCGGAGCTGGCGAACGATCCGTCCTTCCTCGCGCTGCAAGGCAAGCAGCAAGGCGTGACACAAGGGCTGACCGGCGTCGCGCAAGGGCTCGGCCAGATCAATCAAAATCTGCCGGCGCTGGTCGGCGGTACTGCAGAAGCGGCCAAAGGGCTCGGCACAATCGCCGATGTTCAAGGGCAGATGCAAGCGGGCGCGGCGCAATTGCCGGGCCAGATGGACCAGCTGGCGCAAGGCTTGCACCAGTCGGTGTCCGCGCTGAACCAGATCACCAGCGGCCAAACGCAGCTGGCAGACGGCGCGAAGCAGGCGGGCAGCGGGGTAGGCGAGCTAAAAGCCGGCCTGAACGACCTGAACAAAGGTCTTGGCGACGGCACCGACGCGCTCGGGCAGATCGCCGACGGCCTGCATCAAGTGCAAGATGCGCAGAGCGGCATGATCAAAAACGGTTCCAAGCAGATCGAAGGCTGGTACCTGCCGCCGGAGATGGTCGATGAAAATGAAGACCTGGAAAAGGCGTTTGACGCCTACCTCTCGGCTGACGGCAAAGTGGCGAAAGTGGAAGTGGTGCTCGACATCAACCCCTATTCCCATGAAGCGATGAATCGCCTGGACGACATCCGCGCTGCGATTGAACAAGGCGCATACGGCACGGTCCTGAAGAACCCGGAGCTCAAATTCACCGGCAACACCGCGTCGTACCGCGAACTCGAAGGCATTTCCAAAGCCGACTTCTTCCGCACGGGCGGCCTGATCCTGATCGGGATCTTCATCGTCCTCGCTCTGATGCTGCGCTCGGTGCTGGCACCGGTCTACCTGCTCGTGTCGCTCGGCTTCTCGTACCTGGTGACGATGGGGATCGTGGAATGGGTGTTCGTCGACCTGCTGGGCCAGCCCGGCCTGTCATGGACCGTTTCCTTCTTCGCCTTCATGCTGCTGGTTGCGCTCGGGGTCGACTACTCGATCTTCCTGATGGCGCGCTTCCGTGAAGAATACAAGGAAACGCAGGACGTCGTGACTTCGATGAAGCGCGCGATGACCACCACCGGCGGCGTGATCATCTCCGCGGCGGTGATCATGGGCGGCACGTTTGGCGCGATGATCTTCTCCGGCGTGTCTTCGATGGTGCAGATCGGCGCTTCTGTGCTGATCGGCTTGACGATCTACACGACGATCGTGATGGGGCTGATCGTACCGGCGCTGGCGATCCTGTTTGGCGAAGCCAACTGGTGGCCGCTGAAGCGTTCCAAAAAGTCTTCCGTTACGAAAGAAGAAGCTGTACAATACTAA
- a CDS encoding TetR/AcrR family transcriptional regulator translates to MQKKEVRQERILTEAARLFVEKGYEQTTVSDIVKACEMARGTFYLYFDSLESVLTELFRNTTELLWDEIVRISGNSLVGDEVLKTIITALFRALAEKKELLQVYRSGGGHDFQLFKHRAFCEGIGNRVVDLIKQGQEACELRVFSPVLVSQMIVSLVDSMAYYALVLEEGKLDLEQVVEELCDFILYGISK, encoded by the coding sequence GTGCAGAAAAAAGAAGTGCGTCAAGAGCGGATCTTGACAGAAGCCGCGCGGCTCTTTGTGGAAAAAGGCTACGAACAGACCACCGTTAGCGACATCGTCAAAGCTTGCGAGATGGCGCGCGGCACCTTTTACCTGTACTTTGACTCTCTGGAGTCCGTTTTGACCGAGCTGTTTCGCAACACCACCGAGCTGCTCTGGGACGAGATCGTGCGCATCAGCGGCAACAGCCTCGTCGGGGACGAGGTGCTGAAGACGATCATCACGGCGCTGTTCCGCGCCTTGGCTGAGAAAAAGGAACTGCTGCAAGTCTATCGTTCCGGCGGCGGGCATGACTTCCAGCTCTTTAAGCACCGCGCCTTCTGTGAAGGCATCGGCAACCGCGTGGTCGACCTGATCAAACAGGGGCAGGAAGCGTGCGAACTGCGCGTCTTCTCACCGGTGCTGGTGTCGCAGATGATCGTGTCGCTGGTCGATTCGATGGCCTATTACGCCCTGGTGCTCGAGGAAGGGAAACTGGATCTCGAGCAGGTGGTGGAGGAGTTGTGCGACTTTATCTTGTACGGGATCTCGAAATAA
- the mnmA gene encoding tRNA 2-thiouridine(34) synthase MnmA has protein sequence MRKLPAETRVVVGMSGGVDSSVTAWLLKQQGYDVIGVFMKNWDDTDEFGHCTAEDDFADVRRVCDKIGISYYTVNFEKEYYEKVFSYFLDEYRKGRTPNPDVLCNREIKFKQFLDAALDLGADYIATGHYARVEFHEGEYRLLRGVDQNKDQTYFLNQLNQYQLSKALFPIGHLPKPDVRKIAEEADLATAKKKDSTGICFIGERNFKEFLSSYLPAQPGEMQTLSGEVKGRHDGLMYYTLGQRHGLGIGGSGDPWFVVGKDLERNVLLVEQGEHEELFSRGLSATDLNLISETNRPATFTCTAKFRYRQPDQGVTVHLRPNNTCEIVFDQPQKAVTPGQAVVLYDGDVCLGGATIDQVYKTEAEVKNRLAASSL, from the coding sequence ATGAGGAAACTACCGGCAGAAACCCGCGTCGTCGTGGGCATGTCCGGCGGCGTCGACTCTTCGGTCACCGCTTGGCTGCTCAAGCAACAAGGGTACGATGTGATTGGCGTATTTATGAAAAACTGGGATGACACCGACGAGTTTGGCCACTGCACGGCAGAAGATGATTTTGCCGATGTGCGCCGTGTCTGCGATAAGATCGGCATTTCGTATTACACGGTGAACTTTGAGAAGGAATATTACGAGAAAGTGTTCTCCTACTTCCTCGACGAATATAGAAAAGGCCGCACGCCGAATCCTGACGTGCTGTGCAACCGCGAGATCAAATTCAAGCAGTTTCTCGATGCGGCGCTCGATCTCGGCGCCGATTATATCGCGACCGGCCACTACGCGCGCGTGGAGTTCCACGAAGGCGAATACCGCCTGCTGCGCGGGGTCGATCAGAACAAAGACCAGACCTATTTTTTGAACCAGCTCAACCAATACCAGCTGTCGAAAGCTCTGTTCCCGATCGGCCACCTGCCGAAGCCGGACGTGCGCAAGATCGCGGAGGAGGCCGACCTGGCGACGGCGAAGAAAAAAGACTCGACCGGCATCTGCTTTATCGGCGAGCGCAATTTCAAAGAGTTCCTGAGCAGCTACTTGCCGGCCCAGCCCGGTGAGATGCAGACGCTGTCCGGCGAGGTCAAAGGCCGCCACGACGGCCTGATGTATTACACGCTCGGCCAGCGCCACGGACTTGGCATCGGCGGCTCCGGCGACCCGTGGTTCGTCGTAGGGAAAGACTTGGAGCGCAACGTGCTGCTCGTCGAGCAAGGTGAGCATGAGGAGCTGTTCTCGCGCGGTCTGTCCGCGACCGATCTCAACCTGATTTCGGAGACGAACCGCCCGGCGACCTTCACCTGCACCGCCAAGTTCCGCTACCGTCAGCCCGACCAAGGCGTGACGGTGCACCTGCGCCCGAACAACACCTGTGAGATCGTCTTCGATCAGCCGCAAAAAGCGGTCACCCCCGGCCAGGCGGTCGTGCTCTACGACGGCGACGTCTGCCTCGGCGGCGCGACGATCGATCAAGTTTACAAGACGGAAGCAGAAGTGAAGAACCGATTGGCAGCAAGCTCCCTGTAA
- a CDS encoding class I SAM-dependent DNA methyltransferase yields the protein MTTEYLAHLYREIQEGKQPVVTQQQLESHLWEAANILRGSIDSSDYKIYIFGMLFLKRMSDVFLEEAARIYAETGDVRQALHDPAAHQFFLPPDALWGGLQQYRAQVGKQLNLIFSAIEKANLDKLEGVLETIDFDVKSLTDDTLTQLILHFDKLTLGNSNLEKPDILGDAYEYLVAQFADDAGKKGGEYYTPHKVVQLLVELLNPEAGMMISDPTCGSGGMLIECAKHVEHRGGQARRLTLHGQEKNMNTWAICKLNLLLHGLLDHQIELGDTIRAPKLVEADRLKQYDLVIANPPFSLKNWGLEAAKEDPYGRFVYGLPSNSYGDYAFVQHMVASLNPHGKLAVVMPNGVLFRGGQEQPIRKELLEADLFEAVIALPPNLFFGTGIPASILVLSKHKPAARREKVLLIQATNGFQARKNQNFLREEDLQNIVGAYQQFQDLPGYCKVASLDEIRRQDYNLNISRYVDSGGQSGRVDLEQAILNLRRLEAEREEATAAVYSYLKELGLS from the coding sequence ATGACAACGGAGTATCTGGCTCATTTATATAGAGAGATTCAGGAAGGGAAGCAGCCGGTCGTCACCCAGCAGCAGCTGGAATCGCACCTGTGGGAAGCGGCGAACATTTTGCGCGGGTCGATCGACTCGTCCGATTATAAGATCTACATTTTCGGGATGCTGTTCCTCAAGCGGATGTCTGACGTTTTTCTCGAAGAGGCGGCGCGCATCTACGCCGAGACGGGGGACGTGCGGCAAGCGCTGCACGATCCGGCGGCGCATCAGTTCTTTTTGCCGCCGGACGCGCTGTGGGGAGGTCTGCAGCAGTACCGGGCGCAGGTCGGGAAACAGCTCAACCTGATTTTTTCCGCCATCGAGAAAGCCAACCTCGACAAGTTGGAAGGGGTGCTGGAGACGATCGATTTTGACGTGAAGTCGCTCACCGACGACACGCTGACTCAGCTGATTCTCCACTTTGACAAATTGACGCTGGGCAACTCCAATCTTGAGAAGCCGGACATCCTCGGCGACGCCTATGAATACCTCGTCGCCCAGTTTGCGGACGACGCCGGGAAGAAAGGCGGCGAGTATTACACGCCGCACAAAGTGGTGCAGCTGCTCGTCGAGCTGCTCAATCCCGAGGCGGGCATGATGATCTCCGACCCGACCTGCGGTTCGGGCGGCATGCTGATCGAATGCGCCAAACATGTCGAGCACCGCGGGGGACAAGCCCGCCGCCTGACCTTGCACGGGCAGGAGAAAAACATGAACACCTGGGCGATCTGCAAGCTGAACCTGCTGCTGCACGGCCTGCTCGATCACCAGATCGAGCTCGGCGACACGATCCGCGCGCCGAAGCTCGTGGAAGCGGACCGGCTGAAGCAGTACGACCTCGTCATCGCCAACCCGCCGTTTTCCTTAAAGAACTGGGGGCTGGAGGCAGCGAAGGAAGACCCGTACGGGCGTTTCGTCTACGGGCTGCCGAGCAATTCTTACGGGGACTACGCGTTTGTGCAGCACATGGTCGCGTCGCTCAACCCGCATGGCAAGCTGGCGGTCGTCATGCCCAACGGCGTACTATTTCGCGGCGGGCAGGAGCAGCCGATCCGCAAGGAACTGCTCGAAGCCGACCTGTTTGAAGCGGTGATCGCTTTGCCGCCGAACCTGTTTTTCGGCACGGGCATCCCGGCGTCGATCCTCGTGCTGTCCAAGCACAAACCGGCAGCGCGGCGGGAAAAAGTGCTGCTGATTCAGGCGACGAACGGTTTTCAGGCACGGAAAAATCAAAATTTCCTGCGCGAGGAAGACCTGCAGAACATCGTCGGCGCCTATCAGCAGTTCCAGGATCTTCCCGGCTACTGCAAAGTCGCGTCGCTCGATGAGATTCGCCGGCAGGACTACAACCTCAACATCTCCCGCTACGTGGACAGCGGCGGGCAGAGCGGCCGCGTCGATCTGGAGCAGGCGATTCTCAACTTGCGCCGACTGGAAGCGGAGCGTGAAGAAGCGACGGCGGCGGTGTACAGCTATCTGAAGGAGTTGGGGCTTTCATGA
- a CDS encoding restriction endonuclease subunit S — MSGAHHAGWERVPLGEVCRLQGGYAFKSAAFTAHGVPIVRMSNMKETGLDLTGAVCYPEELLAGLDRFLLRPGDLLLGMSGSIGFSAQVTEAHTPSLLNQRVGRLLVDPSRLSVDYLAQLVKSSRFQKTLHTLASGGAPANLSAKDVENMLIDLPPLPEQERIAEILGTVDLALAKTDAIIAGTQEVKLGTLDRLLQQGIGHERFQQTELGELPAAWQAVPLGEVCRVNPSYRLAKGQTYPYLEMAALDTTLPEIHYLLEREVTAPGGTRFQPGDVLFARITPCTENGKIGLVPDLPGGVGFGSTEFIVLSPMRELLLPEFLYYTVRSDRVRQYAISRMSGTTGRQRVPGEVFKEELLIALPPVSEQQRIGEILRSLDRKIAAEQTSRRGLLELKAALADLLLRPKS; from the coding sequence ATGAGCGGCGCTCATCACGCAGGCTGGGAGCGGGTGCCGCTCGGCGAGGTCTGCCGCCTGCAGGGCGGTTATGCTTTTAAAAGCGCAGCGTTCACCGCGCACGGCGTCCCGATCGTCCGCATGTCAAACATGAAGGAAACGGGGCTCGATCTGACCGGCGCCGTCTGCTATCCGGAGGAACTGCTCGCCGGGCTGGATCGTTTTTTGCTGCGTCCCGGCGACTTGCTGCTCGGGATGTCCGGGTCGATCGGCTTTTCGGCACAAGTGACGGAGGCGCATACGCCCAGCCTGCTCAACCAGCGCGTCGGGCGCTTATTGGTCGATCCGTCCAGACTGTCGGTCGACTACCTCGCACAACTGGTGAAGAGCAGCCGCTTTCAAAAGACGCTGCACACGCTGGCCTCGGGCGGTGCACCGGCCAACCTGAGCGCCAAAGATGTAGAGAACATGCTGATCGACCTGCCGCCGCTGCCCGAACAGGAGCGCATCGCGGAGATATTGGGGACGGTCGATCTGGCGCTGGCGAAGACGGATGCGATCATCGCCGGGACGCAGGAAGTGAAGCTGGGGACGCTCGACCGGCTCTTGCAGCAGGGCATCGGGCATGAGCGCTTTCAGCAGACGGAGCTGGGCGAACTGCCAGCCGCTTGGCAAGCGGTGCCGCTCGGCGAGGTCTGCCGGGTCAATCCGAGCTATCGGCTGGCCAAAGGCCAGACCTACCCGTATCTTGAGATGGCGGCGCTCGACACGACGCTGCCGGAGATCCACTACCTGCTCGAACGCGAAGTGACAGCACCGGGAGGGACGCGCTTTCAGCCGGGCGATGTGCTGTTTGCCCGCATCACGCCCTGCACGGAGAACGGCAAGATCGGGCTGGTGCCGGACCTGCCGGGCGGCGTCGGCTTCGGCTCCACAGAGTTTATCGTCCTCTCGCCGATGCGGGAGCTGCTGCTGCCGGAGTTTCTCTACTACACGGTGCGCAGCGACCGGGTGCGACAGTATGCGATCTCGCGGATGAGCGGTACGACAGGGCGCCAGCGCGTGCCGGGCGAAGTGTTTAAAGAGGAGCTGCTCATCGCCTTGCCGCCTGTATCCGAACAGCAGCGGATCGGGGAGATCTTGCGCAGCCTCGACCGCAAGATTGCTGCCGAACAGACCAGTCGCAGGGGGCTGCTGGAGCTGAAGGCCGCTCTTGCCGATCTGCTGTTGCGTCCGAAAAGTTGA